A genomic stretch from Arachis stenosperma cultivar V10309 chromosome 3, arast.V10309.gnm1.PFL2, whole genome shotgun sequence includes:
- the LOC130966763 gene encoding mitochondrial phosphate carrier protein 3, mitochondrial-like, which produces MAPSDQPRYSLIPSFLYSPKTLLNNVSSHSSSSSSPPPFSGSEGRNSNNNFMIPAPKESIPLYSPAYYAACSFGGVFSCGLTHMTVTPLDLVKCNMQIDPVKYKNISSGFGVLMKEQGMRGFFRGWVPTLLGYSAQGACKFGFYEFFKKYYSDLAGPENAAKYKTFIFLAGSASAEVIADIALCPMEAVKVRVQTQPGFARGLSDGLPKFIKAEGAGGLYKGLVPLWGRQIPYTMMKFASFETVVEMLYKNVVPTPKDQCSKGLQLGVSFAAGYIAGVLCAIVSHPADNLVSFLNNAKGATVGDAVKKIGLVGLFTRGLPLRIVMIGTLTGAQWGLYDSFKVFVGLPTTGGGAPKAAK; this is translated from the exons ATGGCTCCCTCTGACCAACCTCGCTACTCTCTTATCCCTTCCTTCCTTTACTCACCAAAAACATTGCTCAACAATGTGTCCTCGcattcttcttcatcatcatcaccaccaCCATTCTCAGGCTCAGAGGGTAGgaatagtaataataattttatgatCCCTGCACCAAAAGAGAGTATTCCATTGTATTCTCCTGCTTACTACGCCGCATGCAGCTTTGGTGGCGTCTTCAGCTGTGGTCTCACTCACATGACCGTCACTCCTCTCGATCTCGTCAAGTGCAACATGCAG ATTGACCCAGTAAAGTACAAGAACATATCATCAGGATTCGGAGTTCTGATGAAGGAGCAAGGAATGAGAGGGTTCTTCAGGGGTTGGGTCCCAACACTGCTTGGGTACAGTGCTCAGGGAGCATGCAAGTTTGGATTCTATGAATTCTTCAAGAAATACTACTCAGATCTTGCAGGCCCAGAGAATGCAGCCAAGTACAAAACCTTCATATTTCTAGCAGGATCAGCCTCTGCTGAAGTCATTGCTGATATTGCACTGTGCCCCATGGAGGCTGTCAAAGTTCGTGTGCAAACCCAACCTGGCTTTGCGAGAGGTTTGTCAGATGGATTACCCAAGTTCATTAAGGCTGAGGGTGCTGGAGG GTTGTATAAAGGACTTGTTCCACTCTGGGGCCGCCAGATTCCAT ACACAATGATGAAATTTGCTTCGTTTGAGACTGTTGTGGAGATGCTGTACAAGAATGTCGTCCCAACACCGAAAGATCAGTGCAGCAAAGGATTGCAGCTTGGAGTGAGTTTTGCAGCTGGATACATTGCTGGCGTGCTCTGTGCTATTGTCTCACACCCTGCAGACAATCTTGTTTCCTTCCTGAACAATGCCAAGGGAGCCACTGTTGGTGAT GCTGTGAAGAAGATAGGGCTAGTTGGTCTTTTCACACGTGGACTTCCTCTTCGTATAGTTATGATTGGAACACTAACAGGAGCTCAGTGGGGACTCTATGATTCCTTCAAAGTATTTGTAGGGCT GCCTACCACTGGTGGAGGTGCACCTAAAGCTGCCAAGTAG